Part of the Herpetosiphonaceae bacterium genome is shown below.
AGTTGGCCGACGAGAGCGTGCTGCACTTCGGCTGGGTCTATGATTTTCCGGCCTTCGAGTGGGACGAGGAAGAGCAGCGCTGGAATGCGATGCATCATCCGTTCACCTCGCCGCGCGACGAAGACCTGACGCTGCTCGACACTGATCCGGGCAAGGTACACGCCAAAGCCTATGACCTGATCTGCAACGGCTACGAGGCGGGCGGCGGCTCGATCCGTATTCATCGCCGCGATGTGCAGGCCAGGCTCTTTAGCCTGCTGAATATCTCGCCTGAGGAGCAGCAGCGCAAGTTCGGCCATATGCTCGAAGCGTTCGAGTACGGCGCTCCGCCGCATGGTGGCATTGCGCTCGGCATCGACCGGCTGATCCTGTTGCTGGCCGACGAGGACAACATCCGCGAGGTGATCGCGTTTCCTAAGACGCAGCGCGCCGAAGACCTGATGCTCGGCTCGCCCTCACCTGTGGACGAGCGCCAGCTCAAGGATCTGCATCTGCGGATCGTCGAGGACGACAAGTAGGCGCGAGGCGCTCAGTCTCACTCACACGGCAGGCGGTGGATACACGATCCACCGCCTGCGTGATCCGCGCTCCGTGCCGTGTGTCGACTGGCCGCTACCTGATCCAGGCTGGCTTCTGGTGCCAGGCTGCGGTCTTATCGACCGTCTCCGCATCGACTGAGAGCATGACGGTGTTCTGGTCGATACCGCTGATGACCCGGCAGGGCAGGAAAAGATGGTCCCGCCCCAGGAAGCCGCGATGCACCTCAACGCAGGTTTCTTCCTCGCTGTGGATGGGACCGCCCACCGATGTGCCGAACCAGATCTCACTGATTTTGCCTAGCTTCGTGCCATCGCTCGTCTGTATCTCCATCCCTTCACGCAGTTGATGGCTGATGTCTTCCATGACCTACCTCCTCATGTAGTCGCGGATGACGGTCGTCGAGCGCGTTTCAAGCTTGTAGAGCAGAGCCAGCAGATGGCGTGCCAGGGGGTGAAAGAACCGAGAACAAAGAACAGAGAACAGAGAACAAAGGGGAGCACCGAGAATCAAGAACCAGGAACCAAGAACTGAGAACCAGTGCCCCCTCTCCTATGCTGAAAGCCGCGCGGGAAAGGGAACCCGCGCGGGTGGGCAAGGGGGCAGGGGGTGAGGGCCTGAACCAAGAACTCTTTTACTCCACGCCGCGCACCTGCACCGTGCCGTCATTCGTAATCGTCACGCCGACATGGTCGACGTTGCCGCCAGCACTGATCTCGATCTCGTATATCGTCGCTGCCTGGGTGGTGGTCGTATCGAGCAGCCGGATCGCGTCGATCGGCGCGGGATATTGCTCGTCGCTGGCGCGTCCCGCATCGGCAGGCGCGATGGTGGTCGGCGGAGCGGCCTGTTTCTCGCGGATGTACTGCTGCGCCGCGTCGACGATCACGCTCTGCGCGTTGGGATCGAGCGTCTGCATGGCGGTGTCGAACTGAATGTCCATGATCTCCTCCTGTTCGGGCGTTGACCTGACATTCCTTCAATCCGTAGGCCAGCGTTTCGCAAACAAAGGCACGGTCGCTAGAACCGTGCCTCTGCCGCTCGGATCGTGCCGACGAGCGCTACACCAGCCGTCTGACGATCTCGACGCCGTTCTGCTCCATGTGGTGCAGGAAGACCAGATGATGAAAATCGCCGGGATGCGGGCGGATGCCAAGCTGGCGCGCCGTGTCAACCGGGATGTCGTAGGTATCGACACAATCCTCTACCAGCACCACGCGCCGATCGAGCTGCCGTGCGTTGGCGTCCATGCGCAGGTGCATCGCCAGGTTGTAGGTGCAGAGATCAGTACAGTCACCGGTGACGATGTACATGGCAACCTGCGGATGCTCGCGCACCCAGCCGGGCAGAGCGGTATCCACAAAGGCGCTCAGCGCGTTCTTCTCAATGATCGTGAATGAGTCGCTGAAGGGTAGCGCCAGCAGCTCCGGCACCGTCTCCGACTCGGCGGTGCCTCGGATGCAGTGCGGCGGATACGACATAAACTCGACCGCGTCGGGCTCGTGGGTGTCCTGCGGCAGCACAAAATGCCGCACCCCGCGCTCGTGCAGCTCCGAGAATAGCCGCGCGATCGGCTCGACGATCGTGTCGACGCGCGGGCTGGCGAGCGCTCCCTCCTTGCAGAAGCCGACGATCACATCGACACAGACGACGGCCACCTTGTCGGGCTGCCCGCCGATCAGCGCATCCAGCGACTCGTCCTTGAGGTTGTCGTGCCACTCTTCCAGGTAGCGCAGAAACGGCGCGGCAGATTCTACAAATCCAGGCATAGCTTGCCTCCTTATCAATAATCCAGCGGGCGCAGGTAGTACTCGCCGATCGCCGTGGACGAGAGCATCGCGACGCTGGGCAGATGCCGCTTCCAGTGCGTCGAGCT
Proteins encoded:
- a CDS encoding isochorismatase family cysteine hydrolase codes for the protein MPGFVESAAPFLRYLEEWHDNLKDESLDALIGGQPDKVAVVCVDVIVGFCKEGALASPRVDTIVEPIARLFSELHERGVRHFVLPQDTHEPDAVEFMSYPPHCIRGTAESETVPELLALPFSDSFTIIEKNALSAFVDTALPGWVREHPQVAMYIVTGDCTDLCTYNLAMHLRMDANARQLDRRVVLVEDCVDTYDIPVDTARQLGIRPHPGDFHHLVFLHHMEQNGVEIVRRLV
- a CDS encoding PRC-barrel domain-containing protein yields the protein MEDISHQLREGMEIQTSDGTKLGKISEIWFGTSVGGPIHSEEETCVEVHRGFLGRDHLFLPCRVISGIDQNTVMLSVDAETVDKTAAWHQKPAWIR